In Nitrospinota bacterium, the genomic window AAAGCTGGGAGTGAATTTTTGCATGCATAAAGACGACCTTTCTTTTTTAGAACATCTAATTGACCAGGCTCAATTCTTCGGTCTTAAGGCAAATTCTCCTCCTAAGGTTGATAGATTTCTTGAGGATAATGATGAAATCTCCTTTGGAGAATTAAAGGCCCGTGTAATCCACACCCCTGGGCATACTCCCGGAGGCTTATCATTTCTCATAGAAGATTCAATCTTTGTTGGAGACACCCTGTTTTCCGGTTCCATAGGAAGGACGGATCTCCCTGGAGGCTCCTATGAAAAACTGAGTCATTCTATAAAGTCAAAGCTTCTCACCCTGAAACCCAACACCAAAGTATTTCCCGGACATGGACCTCCAACAAACATTGAAATTGAAAGAAAAACCAATCCCTTTTTAAAGGAATTTAAGGAATCAAACGCATAATACAATATTTATCTTCAAATAATATGAAAGAATAAATCGAATGAATCATTTTATGAAAATAGCTATAGAAGAAGCCTGTAATGGAGTTTCAAATAATGATGGCGGACCATTTGGGG contains:
- a CDS encoding MBL fold metallo-hydrolase → KLGVNFCMHKDDLSFLEHLIDQAQFFGLKANSPPKVDRFLEDNDEISFGELKARVIHTPGHTPGGLSFLIEDSIFVGDTLFSGSIGRTDLPGGSYEKLSHSIKSKLLTLKPNTKVFPGHGPPTNIEIERKTNPFLKEFKESNA